The following coding sequences are from one Natrarchaeobaculum sulfurireducens window:
- a CDS encoding acetyl-CoA carboxylase biotin carboxylase subunit, which translates to MFRKVLVANRGEIAVRVMRACEELNVGTVAIYSEADKDSGHVRYADEAYNVGPARAADSYLDHEAVIEAARKADADAIHPGYGFLAENAEFASKVEAADGITWIGPSSEAMESLGEKTKARTIMTEADVPIVPGTTEPVTEPEEVKSFGEEHGYPIAIKAEGGGGGRGMKVVWDESEVEDQLESAKREGEAYFDNDSVYLERYLEQPRHIEVQIVADHHGNVRHLGERDCSLQRRHQKVIEEGPSAALSDELREKIGEAARRGVAAADYTNAGTVEFLVEEDPDRDGPLGPETNFYFLEVNTRIQVEHCVTEEITGIDIVKRQLRVAAGEELDFEQDDVEIDGHAMEFRINAENAAEDFAPATGGTLETYDPPGGLGVRLDDALKQGDELVTDYDSMIAKLIVWGEDREECIDRSMRALREYEIGGIPTIIPFHRLMLTDEEFVASTHTTKYLDEEMDTSRIEEAQQQWGGDTGDGSSEDEESVEREFTVEVNGKRFEVELEEHGAPAIPAGDVDVGGAQASPPQPAGGDSTDSEEFAGDGETVDAEMQGTILSVEVEEGDEVAAGDVLVVLEAMKMENDIVASRGGTVSEIAVEENQSVDMGDVLVVLE; encoded by the coding sequence ATGTTCAGGAAGGTTCTGGTGGCGAACCGCGGAGAGATCGCCGTTCGAGTGATGCGTGCGTGTGAGGAACTCAACGTCGGAACGGTCGCCATCTACTCGGAGGCGGACAAAGACTCGGGACACGTCCGATATGCGGACGAGGCGTACAACGTCGGCCCCGCCCGCGCGGCCGACTCCTACCTCGACCACGAGGCGGTCATCGAGGCGGCTCGCAAGGCCGACGCCGACGCGATCCACCCCGGCTACGGCTTCCTCGCCGAGAACGCCGAGTTCGCGAGCAAGGTCGAGGCGGCCGACGGGATCACCTGGATCGGTCCCTCGAGCGAGGCGATGGAGAGCCTCGGCGAGAAGACCAAAGCCCGCACGATCATGACCGAGGCGGACGTGCCGATCGTTCCGGGGACGACCGAACCGGTCACCGAACCCGAGGAGGTGAAATCGTTCGGTGAAGAACACGGCTACCCGATCGCTATCAAGGCCGAAGGCGGTGGTGGTGGCCGCGGGATGAAAGTCGTCTGGGACGAAAGCGAGGTCGAAGACCAACTCGAGAGCGCCAAACGCGAGGGGGAGGCCTACTTCGACAACGACTCGGTCTACCTCGAGCGCTATCTCGAACAGCCACGTCACATCGAGGTCCAGATCGTCGCCGACCACCACGGGAACGTCCGTCATCTCGGCGAGCGTGATTGTTCGCTGCAGCGCCGACACCAGAAGGTCATCGAGGAAGGCCCATCGGCGGCCCTTTCTGACGAACTGCGCGAGAAGATCGGCGAAGCCGCCCGTCGGGGCGTCGCCGCCGCCGACTACACGAACGCGGGCACCGTCGAGTTCCTCGTCGAGGAAGACCCCGACCGTGACGGACCGCTCGGCCCTGAGACGAACTTCTACTTCCTCGAGGTCAACACGCGGATTCAGGTCGAACACTGTGTCACCGAGGAGATTACGGGCATCGACATCGTCAAGCGCCAGCTTCGGGTGGCCGCGGGCGAAGAACTCGACTTCGAGCAGGACGACGTCGAAATCGACGGCCACGCGATGGAGTTCCGGATCAACGCCGAGAACGCCGCCGAGGACTTCGCGCCCGCAACCGGCGGAACGTTAGAGACGTACGACCCGCCGGGCGGGCTCGGCGTTCGACTCGATGACGCCCTGAAACAGGGCGACGAACTCGTCACCGACTACGACTCGATGATCGCGAAGCTGATCGTCTGGGGTGAAGACCGCGAGGAGTGTATCGATCGCTCCATGCGCGCCCTGCGGGAGTACGAAATCGGTGGCATCCCGACGATCATCCCGTTCCACCGGCTGATGCTCACCGACGAGGAGTTCGTCGCGAGTACGCATACGACGAAGTATCTCGACGAGGAGATGGACACGAGCCGGATCGAAGAAGCCCAACAGCAGTGGGGTGGCGACACCGGCGACGGCTCGAGTGAGGACGAAGAGAGCGTCGAGCGCGAGTTCACGGTCGAGGTCAACGGCAAACGCTTCGAGGTCGAACTCGAGGAACACGGTGCACCGGCAATTCCCGCGGGCGACGTCGATGTCGGCGGCGCTCAGGCGAGTCCACCACAGCCGGCTGGCGGCGACAGCACGGACAGCGAGGAGTTCGCGGGTGACGGCGAAACCGTCGACGCCGAGATGCAGGGGACGATCCTCTCAGTCGAAGTCGAGGAAGGCGACGAGGTCGCTGCGGGTGACGTGCTCGTCGTTCTCGAGGCCATGAAGATGGAAAACGACATCGTCGCCTCACGCGGCGGCACCGTCTCCGAGATCGCCGTCGAGGAAAACCAAAGCGTCGATATGGGCGACGTACTCGTCGTTCTCGAGTAG
- a CDS encoding acyl-CoA carboxylase subunit beta encodes MEDRIDELEELREEARLGGGEERIEKQHDKGKMTARERIDYFLDEGTFTEFDQLRTHQTSQFGMEEKKVPGDGVVTGYGEVNGRTVFVFAHDFTVFGGSLGEVFAEKICKVMDMAMEVGAPIVGLNDSAGARIQEGVKSLAGFTEIFRRNQEASGVVPQISGIMGPCAGGAVYSPSITDFIFMVKDTSHMYITGPGVTKTVTGEEVTHEELGGAMTHADKTGVAQFACEDEEQALDDIKRLLSYLPQNNVEDPPRVEPWDDRDRRDEALESIVPESAQKPYDMVNVIDSVVDEGSFFEVAENYAQNIVVGFGRLDGRSVGIVANQPRVNAGTLTVDASMKGSRFVRFCDSFNIPIVTFVDVPGYMPGTDQEHRGIIRHGAKLLYAYSEATVPLLTVITRKAYGGAYCVMASKNLGADVNYAWPTAEIAVMGPQGAVNILYRKELAESDTPDELRDELIEEYREEFANPYTATDKGFLDDVILPTETRPRLIDDLEMLETKRESNPDKKHGNIPL; translated from the coding sequence ATGGAAGATCGAATCGACGAACTCGAGGAGCTCCGTGAAGAGGCACGGCTTGGCGGTGGAGAAGAGCGAATCGAGAAACAACACGACAAGGGGAAGATGACCGCTCGCGAGCGGATCGATTACTTCCTCGATGAGGGCACCTTCACCGAGTTCGACCAGCTTCGGACCCACCAGACGAGCCAGTTCGGGATGGAAGAGAAGAAAGTCCCGGGTGACGGCGTCGTTACGGGCTACGGTGAGGTCAACGGTCGGACGGTGTTCGTCTTCGCTCACGATTTTACGGTCTTTGGCGGCTCGCTCGGTGAGGTCTTCGCTGAGAAGATATGTAAGGTTATGGACATGGCGATGGAAGTCGGCGCACCGATCGTCGGCCTCAACGACTCCGCTGGCGCGCGAATTCAGGAAGGTGTCAAGAGTCTCGCCGGCTTCACCGAAATCTTCCGGCGCAACCAGGAGGCAAGCGGCGTCGTTCCCCAGATATCCGGGATTATGGGACCGTGTGCCGGTGGTGCAGTCTACTCGCCGTCGATCACCGACTTCATCTTCATGGTGAAAGATACGAGCCACATGTACATCACCGGACCAGGCGTCACGAAGACCGTCACCGGTGAAGAGGTCACACACGAAGAACTCGGTGGGGCCATGACCCACGCCGACAAGACCGGCGTCGCCCAGTTCGCCTGCGAGGACGAAGAGCAGGCACTCGACGACATCAAACGGCTACTCTCGTATCTCCCACAGAACAACGTCGAGGACCCACCCCGAGTCGAGCCGTGGGACGACCGCGACCGCCGCGACGAGGCGCTCGAGTCGATCGTCCCCGAGAGCGCACAGAAGCCCTACGACATGGTCAACGTCATCGACAGCGTCGTCGACGAGGGCTCGTTCTTCGAGGTCGCGGAGAACTACGCTCAGAACATCGTCGTCGGCTTCGGCCGACTCGACGGGCGATCCGTCGGTATCGTCGCGAACCAGCCACGGGTCAACGCGGGTACCCTCACCGTCGACGCCTCGATGAAGGGGTCACGCTTCGTGCGCTTCTGTGACTCCTTTAACATCCCCATCGTCACCTTCGTCGACGTGCCCGGGTACATGCCCGGCACCGACCAGGAACACCGTGGTATCATCCGACACGGTGCCAAACTCCTGTACGCGTACTCGGAGGCGACCGTTCCACTGCTCACCGTCATCACCCGGAAAGCCTACGGTGGCGCGTACTGTGTCATGGCGTCGAAGAACCTCGGTGCCGATGTCAACTACGCCTGGCCCACGGCGGAGATCGCCGTCATGGGTCCACAGGGTGCAGTCAACATCCTCTACCGCAAGGAACTCGCGGAGTCCGACACCCCCGACGAACTGCGCGACGAACTCATCGAGGAGTACCGCGAAGAGTTCGCCAACCCGTACACTGCAACGGACAAGGGCTTTCTCGACGACGTCATCCTCCCGACTGAGACCCGTCCGCGGCTGATCGACGACCTCGAGATGCTCGAGACGAAACGCGAGTCCAATCCGGACAAGAAACACGGCAACATCCCGCTGTAA
- a CDS encoding sodium-dependent transporter, with amino-acid sequence MVQRETWATRTGFILAAVGSAVGLGNIWRFPFVTGEGGGAAFLFVYLLFVALIGFPAILAEFVIGRKTDRNPVGALVKYGGSTWKYVGGMFIVTGFVILSFYSVVAGWFIRYFLEGLRGSYASRVEVYGGDTAAMFGELSTGLDAFVLHTLFMILTVGIVALGIRRGIELAVKVMVPSLIVLLGGLAIWAFTLPGGSDGYAYYLSPEFDVIAANWMTLLPDAAGQAFFTLSLGMGVMITYASYLGEDRNLATDGITIIGFDTGIAFLTGLAVFPIFFAAGIEPGEGGAGEIFVSMTEAFATISGGHVLGILFFGTVVIAALSSSISLLEVVTSYVIDEKGVERWKAAAGMGAVIYLLGVPVTYDLVFLDLLDGFADGVLLVLGAFLMMILVGWIAPQAAVDELEKGIGDLGSIGQLWIWVLRIPILVVLAISLYLGVVGYVEFLSTDFAGWLGENL; translated from the coding sequence ATGGTACAACGTGAGACGTGGGCAACACGGACTGGCTTCATTCTCGCCGCCGTGGGAAGTGCAGTGGGGCTTGGAAACATCTGGCGGTTCCCGTTTGTAACGGGTGAAGGTGGAGGGGCGGCGTTCCTCTTCGTATATCTGTTGTTCGTCGCGTTGATCGGGTTTCCGGCCATTTTAGCCGAGTTCGTGATCGGCAGAAAGACCGATCGAAACCCTGTCGGTGCACTGGTCAAGTACGGTGGCAGCACCTGGAAGTACGTCGGAGGGATGTTCATCGTCACTGGCTTCGTCATCCTCTCGTTCTACAGCGTCGTCGCGGGCTGGTTCATCCGCTATTTCCTCGAGGGACTCCGTGGGAGCTACGCGAGCCGTGTCGAGGTCTACGGCGGGGACACCGCTGCGATGTTCGGTGAGCTGTCGACGGGCCTCGATGCGTTCGTCCTTCATACGCTGTTTATGATACTGACCGTCGGAATCGTCGCGCTCGGCATCCGACGCGGGATCGAACTCGCGGTCAAGGTGATGGTCCCGTCGTTGATCGTCCTGCTCGGCGGCCTCGCTATCTGGGCGTTCACCCTCCCAGGTGGGAGCGACGGGTACGCATATTATCTGTCACCGGAGTTTGACGTCATCGCCGCAAACTGGATGACGCTGCTTCCGGACGCGGCCGGACAGGCGTTTTTCACCCTCTCGCTCGGGATGGGCGTGATGATCACGTACGCATCGTACCTCGGTGAAGACCGGAACCTGGCAACCGACGGCATCACGATCATCGGCTTCGACACCGGGATCGCGTTCCTGACTGGGCTCGCAGTCTTCCCCATTTTCTTCGCTGCGGGGATCGAACCGGGCGAAGGCGGCGCAGGCGAGATTTTCGTCTCGATGACCGAAGCGTTCGCGACGATCTCGGGTGGCCACGTTCTCGGCATTCTGTTCTTCGGGACTGTCGTCATCGCGGCGCTGTCGAGTTCGATCTCGTTACTCGAGGTCGTCACGTCCTACGTGATCGACGAAAAGGGCGTCGAACGATGGAAAGCAGCCGCTGGGATGGGGGCGGTCATCTACTTACTCGGCGTGCCGGTCACCTACGATCTCGTGTTCCTCGACCTGCTCGATGGGTTCGCAGATGGCGTCTTGCTCGTCCTCGGTGCGTTCTTGATGATGATCCTCGTCGGCTGGATCGCACCACAGGCCGCCGTCGACGAACTCGAGAAAGGAATCGGTGATCTCGGGTCGATCGGACAGCTCTGGATCTGGGTGCTCCGCATTCCGATTCTCGTCGTGCTCGCTATCTCCCTGTATCTCGGCGTCGTCGGATACGTCGAGTTCCTCAGCACCGACTTCGCAGGGTGGCTCGGCGAGAACCTGTAG
- a CDS encoding molybdopterin-dependent oxidoreductase, whose protein sequence is MTAPPSLTQPIELVTDGSTTLGASTLASLPTRERTFEIVCASGDRYAAVWAGVPIVALLEHASVPPETTHLLVESDVGYRVCVPITRALEGLLAFARDGETLATLERFDTRFVGPEIGGPKAVKDVVRLETATLPPGADPDSYEELWPEE, encoded by the coding sequence GTGACCGCACCCCCATCGCTCACCCAGCCGATCGAACTCGTCACCGACGGTTCGACGACGCTCGGGGCATCGACGCTGGCGTCGCTTCCGACTCGAGAGCGGACGTTCGAGATCGTCTGCGCCTCCGGCGACCGCTACGCAGCTGTCTGGGCGGGCGTCCCGATCGTGGCCCTCCTCGAGCATGCGAGCGTGCCCCCGGAGACAACACATCTTCTCGTCGAATCCGACGTTGGCTATCGCGTCTGCGTGCCGATCACTCGAGCGCTCGAGGGACTGCTCGCCTTCGCTCGTGACGGTGAGACACTCGCGACGCTCGAGAGGTTCGACACCCGGTTCGTCGGCCCAGAGATCGGCGGGCCGAAGGCCGTCAAAGACGTCGTCAGACTCGAGACGGCGACGTTACCACCGGGTGCAGATCCCGACTCGTACGAAGAGCTGTGGCCCGAGGAGTGA
- a CDS encoding metallophosphoesterase, protein MDSVRNGTQPVRLEPVPGEPAATATIEGDRALLVADYHAGYEAGLRDERGVDVPSKAAARRERLLDLLERTDASRLVVLGDLMHSIGDPGGAERGELEVLFESLPTSLSVTVVKGNHDGGIETWLLDGEWAASTDLPSVEVVSGSGGALDGVGVCHGHTWPAPSALEGDVLCFGHEHPCVRLEDEVGGSRVERVWLRGRLDPAPFRSRPEYAELPWLEDGTPPRLVVVPAFNDLVGGTWVNLPEQSFLSPFLPAGLTEGEAYLLDGTRLGSYRSV, encoded by the coding sequence ATGGATTCCGTTCGCAACGGCACCCAACCCGTCCGCCTCGAGCCAGTTCCCGGTGAACCCGCGGCGACGGCGACGATCGAGGGCGACCGGGCGTTGCTCGTGGCCGACTACCACGCGGGCTACGAGGCCGGACTGCGCGACGAGCGCGGCGTCGACGTCCCCAGCAAGGCGGCTGCCAGGCGCGAGCGACTACTCGACTTGCTCGAGCGAACCGACGCTTCCCGGCTCGTCGTTCTCGGAGATCTCATGCACTCGATCGGCGATCCAGGCGGGGCCGAACGGGGCGAACTCGAGGTGCTGTTCGAGTCCCTTCCGACGTCGCTGTCGGTGACCGTGGTCAAAGGCAACCACGACGGCGGGATCGAGACCTGGCTCCTCGACGGCGAGTGGGCCGCCTCGACCGACCTCCCCTCCGTCGAGGTCGTCTCCGGGTCGGGTGGTGCGCTCGATGGGGTTGGCGTCTGTCACGGTCACACCTGGCCTGCACCGTCGGCCCTCGAAGGCGACGTCCTCTGTTTCGGCCACGAACACCCCTGTGTCCGTCTCGAGGACGAAGTCGGCGGCAGCCGCGTCGAACGGGTCTGGCTCCGCGGGCGGCTCGATCCGGCTCCCTTCCGATCGCGACCGGAGTACGCGGAGCTCCCGTGGCTCGAGGACGGGACGCCGCCGCGGCTCGTCGTCGTCCCGGCGTTCAACGACCTCGTTGGCGGCACCTGGGTGAACCTCCCCGAGCAGTCGTTTCTCTCGCCGTTTCTCCCTGCAGGGCTGACCGAGGGTGAGGCATACTTGCTCGATGGAACACGGCTGGGGTCGTATCGCTCCGTTTGA
- a CDS encoding RPA family protein, with protein sequence MSATDDEEIPGREVAYRLFAAEYDDASLSYTESDEERAPNYVISPTGARMNRLFAVGTLTEISDVNDEMVRARVVDPTGAFVVYAGQYQPDALAFLEQTTPPAFVAATGKARTFEPEDSDRVYTSVRPESISAVDADTRDRWVVSAAEQTLERIGIYAAAATLDERGEALTAVLEDAGVERALATGIPLAQDHYGTTPSYLAALRDCALEAVAVVAGERDQVSGLDIAPDDQLSADEASFASLADLTSVDLESVATPDQDPEPQSAASVAATPGGDVDSRAGSATPSDTSTAETSSDAALDADAESDEPLADAPTGTLEAESTTSVEDASETSLADESGTADEPVTLEPEDEDEAAASDDDATVDDAVAVDDVADVSTDESVIDEPEDDVTDVDADDFGDGGMYEMDDEEREQLEAEFGAEFTTGAEVEEPGEADIDVPDPDETPESTDEPAPEGESEPETAGDDIGEPPASTLGDDLESAPTSTLEADSEDDLEDTESGDEPTASADDADAASDESDTETDATGEIDLQAHVLETMGVLDDGDGADRTALVERVTAETGAAEADVEDAIQDALMGGQCYEPGDDTLKAI encoded by the coding sequence ATGAGCGCGACTGACGATGAAGAGATTCCCGGCCGTGAGGTCGCTTACCGACTGTTCGCCGCGGAGTACGACGACGCCTCCCTCTCCTACACCGAAAGCGACGAAGAGCGTGCCCCGAACTACGTCATCTCGCCGACCGGTGCCCGGATGAACCGTCTGTTCGCGGTCGGAACGCTCACCGAGATATCGGACGTAAACGATGAGATGGTTCGTGCTCGCGTCGTCGACCCGACGGGTGCGTTCGTCGTCTACGCCGGTCAGTATCAGCCGGATGCGCTCGCTTTCCTCGAACAGACCACACCGCCCGCATTCGTCGCGGCGACGGGCAAAGCACGGACGTTCGAGCCCGAAGACTCCGATCGCGTGTACACGTCAGTTCGTCCCGAGAGTATCTCGGCCGTCGACGCCGACACCCGGGACCGCTGGGTCGTCAGCGCGGCCGAACAGACCCTAGAGCGCATCGGCATCTACGCAGCGGCTGCCACCCTCGACGAACGTGGCGAGGCACTGACCGCCGTCCTCGAGGATGCCGGCGTCGAGCGCGCGCTCGCGACCGGCATCCCGCTCGCACAGGACCACTACGGGACGACGCCGTCGTATCTCGCCGCACTTCGGGACTGTGCGCTCGAGGCCGTCGCCGTCGTCGCGGGCGAACGCGACCAGGTGAGTGGACTCGACATCGCGCCGGACGACCAACTGTCGGCAGACGAGGCCTCGTTCGCGTCGCTTGCCGATCTCACGAGCGTCGACCTGGAGAGTGTCGCGACGCCGGACCAGGACCCAGAACCCCAGTCAGCGGCATCCGTCGCCGCGACCCCTGGCGGTGACGTCGACTCACGAGCCGGTTCCGCGACCCCCTCTGACACGTCGACGGCCGAGACGTCGTCCGACGCTGCCCTCGACGCCGATGCCGAATCCGACGAGCCGCTCGCGGACGCTCCCACGGGAACGCTCGAGGCCGAGTCGACGACGTCGGTCGAAGACGCCTCGGAGACGTCGCTCGCTGACGAGTCGGGAACGGCTGACGAGCCGGTTACGCTCGAACCCGAAGACGAGGACGAAGCGGCCGCTTCGGACGATGACGCGACGGTCGACGACGCTGTTGCAGTCGACGATGTTGCGGACGTTTCAACCGACGAAAGCGTCATCGACGAACCCGAAGACGACGTCACAGATGTCGACGCCGACGACTTCGGCGACGGCGGGATGTACGAAATGGACGACGAAGAGCGCGAACAACTCGAGGCCGAGTTCGGCGCTGAGTTCACGACCGGAGCGGAGGTCGAAGAGCCCGGCGAAGCTGACATCGACGTCCCCGACCCCGACGAGACGCCGGAGTCGACGGACGAACCAGCACCCGAAGGCGAGTCGGAACCGGAGACTGCTGGCGACGACATCGGCGAGCCGCCAGCGTCGACCCTCGGGGACGACCTCGAGTCTGCGCCGACGTCGACCCTCGAGGCAGACTCGGAGGACGACCTCGAAGACACCGAGTCGGGCGACGAGCCCACTGCGTCGGCCGACGATGCCGACGCGGCGAGCGACGAGTCCGACACCGAGACGGACGCTACCGGGGAGATCGACCTGCAAGCCCACGTCCTCGAGACGATGGGAGTGCTCGACGACGGCGATGGCGCCGACCGGACGGCTCTCGTCGAACGAGTTACAGCGGAAACCGGCGCGGCCGAGGCCGACGTCGAAGACGCGATTCAGGACGCGTTGATGGGCGGCCAGTGTTACGAGCCGGGCGACGACACCCTGAAAGCGATCTGA
- a CDS encoding Single-stranded DNA binding protein has protein sequence MELDDHAEELASDLGVDKEEVKSDLQNLVEYSVPIDEAKGSLRRKYGDGSSGGGGAPSARDVAEITPDDGNVTVSGVVLTAGKRSIRYQGDDHVIVEGTLADETGVIDYTAWEDFGLEPGDAITAGNASVREWDGEPELNLGESTSLSLDDGEPELLEAYADQLGGEATLSDLQTGDRAVTVEVAVLECERRTIDGRDGETEILSGVFGDESGRLPFTNWEPAPELEEGATVRIENAYVQEFRGVPEVNVSEFSAVSAVDRAVDVGADVTTMSIHEAVDTGGIYDVEVVGNAIAVRDGSGLIQRCPECYRVIQKGQCRTHGSVDGIDDLRVKAILDDGTGAVTVILDDELTEEVYDGTLEDALEQAREAMDQEVVADTIRDRIVGREYRVRGHLSVDEYGANLDAESFTESDDDPEVRARSFLEDVEGDDLAGLEGVDA, from the coding sequence ATGGAACTCGACGATCATGCCGAGGAACTCGCCTCCGACCTCGGTGTCGACAAAGAGGAGGTCAAATCCGACCTGCAGAACCTAGTAGAGTACAGCGTTCCAATCGACGAAGCCAAAGGCAGCCTCCGCCGGAAGTACGGTGATGGCTCGAGCGGCGGTGGCGGCGCTCCGTCGGCCAGAGACGTCGCCGAGATCACCCCCGACGACGGGAATGTGACGGTAAGCGGCGTCGTCCTGACCGCGGGCAAGCGATCGATCCGCTACCAGGGTGACGATCACGTCATCGTCGAAGGGACACTCGCCGACGAGACCGGCGTCATCGATTACACCGCCTGGGAGGACTTCGGCCTCGAGCCGGGAGACGCGATCACCGCGGGCAACGCTTCGGTTCGCGAGTGGGACGGCGAGCCCGAACTCAACCTCGGCGAGAGCACGTCGCTGTCGCTCGACGACGGCGAGCCCGAACTACTCGAGGCGTACGCTGACCAGCTCGGCGGCGAGGCGACGCTTTCGGACCTGCAGACGGGCGACCGCGCGGTCACCGTCGAGGTGGCCGTCCTCGAGTGTGAACGCCGGACGATCGACGGTCGCGACGGCGAGACGGAGATTCTGAGCGGCGTCTTCGGCGACGAGAGCGGTCGACTCCCCTTTACGAACTGGGAGCCGGCACCCGAACTCGAGGAGGGCGCTACCGTCCGCATCGAGAACGCCTACGTCCAGGAGTTCCGGGGCGTTCCCGAGGTGAACGTCTCCGAGTTCTCGGCGGTGTCGGCGGTCGACCGTGCGGTCGACGTCGGGGCCGACGTGACGACGATGAGCATCCACGAGGCCGTCGATACCGGCGGTATCTACGACGTCGAAGTGGTCGGCAACGCCATCGCCGTCCGTGACGGCTCCGGGCTCATCCAGCGCTGTCCCGAGTGCTACCGCGTCATCCAGAAAGGGCAGTGTCGAACTCACGGCTCGGTCGACGGCATCGACGACCTCCGTGTGAAGGCGATCCTCGACGATGGCACCGGTGCGGTCACCGTCATCCTCGACGACGAGCTGACCGAAGAGGTCTACGACGGAACCCTCGAGGACGCCCTCGAGCAGGCTCGCGAAGCGATGGATCAGGAGGTCGTCGCCGACACGATCCGCGACCGTATCGTCGGCCGCGAGTACCGCGTCCGTGGCCATCTCTCGGTCGACGAGTACGGCGCGAATCTCGACGCCGAATCGTTCACCGAGAGCGACGACGACCCCGAAGTGCGGGCACGCTCGTTCCTCGAGGACGTCGAGGGCGACGACCTCGCTGGGCTCGAGGGGGTGGACGCATGA
- a CDS encoding 2,5-diamino-6-(ribosylamino)-4(3H)-pyrimidinone 5'-phosphate reductase, whose amino-acid sequence MHVVVNAAMSADGKLSSRRREQITISGEADFARVDRLRAASDAVVVGVGTVLADDPHLTVKDDSLTAARRERGESAHPARVVIDSRGRTPLDAAIVDDAATTYVCLSERAPVDKRMDLADRAELVTAGETRVDLQRAFAAIQQAGLEQIMVEGGGELIFSLFEVGLVDELRVFVGPTVIGGRDAPTLADGNGFVSNFPTLSLESVERLGEGVLLTWNAQ is encoded by the coding sequence ATGCACGTCGTCGTCAACGCCGCAATGAGCGCGGACGGAAAACTCTCCTCGCGCCGTCGCGAGCAGATCACCATCAGTGGCGAGGCTGACTTCGCCCGCGTCGATCGCCTCCGGGCTGCTAGCGACGCAGTCGTCGTCGGCGTCGGCACCGTCCTCGCCGACGATCCACACCTTACGGTCAAAGACGACTCGCTGACGGCGGCGCGCCGTGAGCGCGGTGAGTCAGCCCACCCTGCCCGCGTCGTGATCGACTCGAGGGGCCGGACCCCGTTGGACGCCGCTATCGTCGACGACGCGGCGACGACCTACGTCTGTCTGAGCGAGCGCGCACCCGTCGACAAACGGATGGACCTCGCCGACCGCGCCGAACTCGTCACCGCTGGCGAGACGCGGGTCGACCTCCAACGTGCGTTCGCGGCCATACAACAGGCCGGACTCGAGCAGATCATGGTCGAAGGCGGCGGCGAACTCATCTTCTCGCTGTTCGAGGTCGGGCTGGTCGACGAACTACGCGTCTTCGTCGGCCCGACGGTGATCGGCGGCCGGGACGCCCCCACGCTGGCCGACGGCAACGGCTTCGTCTCGAACTTCCCGACGCTCTCGCTCGAGAGCGTCGAACGGCTCGGCGAGGGCGTGCTGTTGACCTGGAACGCCCAGTGA
- the msrA gene encoding peptide-methionine (S)-S-oxide reductase MsrA: MERATFGGGCFWCVEAALKELEGVESVTSGYAGGHTDEPTYREVCSGQTGHAEVVQVEYDPGQIAYEDLLEVFFTIHDPTTKDREGPDVGSQYRSAIYAHDDDQLETAQAFADALEKEGLYDGIVTEIEPLETFYEAEESHQDYFEKNPTDAYCRMHAAPKVEKVRAKFASKPSVDD, translated from the coding sequence ATGGAACGCGCTACGTTCGGCGGCGGTTGTTTCTGGTGTGTCGAAGCCGCACTCAAGGAACTCGAGGGCGTCGAATCGGTCACCTCCGGCTACGCAGGAGGCCACACGGACGAGCCGACCTACCGGGAGGTCTGTTCGGGCCAGACCGGCCACGCAGAGGTCGTCCAGGTCGAGTACGATCCCGGCCAGATCGCCTACGAGGACCTCCTCGAGGTCTTTTTCACCATCCACGACCCAACGACGAAAGACCGCGAGGGCCCCGACGTCGGCTCGCAGTATCGCTCGGCGATCTACGCCCACGACGACGACCAGCTCGAGACCGCCCAGGCGTTCGCCGACGCACTCGAGAAAGAGGGACTCTACGACGGCATCGTGACCGAGATCGAGCCGCTCGAGACGTTCTACGAGGCCGAGGAGTCCCACCAGGATTACTTCGAGAAGAATCCGACCGACGCCTACTGCCGGATGCACGCCGCACCGAAAGTCGAAAAGGTCAGAGCGAAGTTCGCCTCGAAGCCGTCCGTCGACGACTGA